In Numida meleagris isolate 19003 breed g44 Domestic line chromosome 18, NumMel1.0, whole genome shotgun sequence, one DNA window encodes the following:
- the NEK8 gene encoding serine/threonine-protein kinase Nek8 isoform X1: protein MWGEAGNGARASASFLLTPKALNREPRGIVHLCLRKADQKLVILKQIPVEQMSKDERLAAQNECQVLKLLSHPNVIEYYENFLEDKALMIAMEYAPGGTLAEFIHKRCNSLLDEDTILHFFVQILLALHHVHTKQILHRDLKTQNILLDKHRMIVKIGDFGISKILSSKSKAYTVVGTPCYISPELCEGKPYNQKSDIWALGCVLYELASLKKAFEAANLPALVLKIMSGTFAPISDRYSPDLRQLILSMLNLDPSKRPQLNEIMAQAICIRPLLNLYTDVGSVKMRRPEKPLAPVQTVTHSRTGGRVSSARPRGVRGGSARTGIPPPLSSIYTWGSGITTPLRLPMLNTEVVQVSAGRTQKAGVTKSGRLIMWEAPPMGTAGGPSLPGATEQLQPQFVSRFLEGQSGVTIKHVSCGDLFTACLTDRGIIMTFGSGSNGCLGHGNFTDVSQPKIVEALLGYEMVQVACGASHVLAVSNEREVFAWGRGDNGRLGLGTLECHNSPQQVAVPPEHEAHRVICGIDSSMVLTVKNQILACGSNRCNKLGLDRISSAEEPSPEDQVEEATVFTCAQSAPLNQEPVVCADIGTAHSAAVTASGQCYTFGSNQHGQLGTNSCRNSRVPHLVVGLQAMKVTVVACGDAFTVAIGADGEVCTWGKGARGRLGRKDEETGTPRPVQLEETHPYVVTSVACCHGNTLLAVKPAVEESPSQ from the exons ATGTGGGGAGAAGCTGGGAACGGAGCCAGGGCTTCGGCCTCGTTCCTGCTCACACCCAAAGCGCTGAACAGAGAGCCCCGGGG CATCGTGCACCTGTGCCTGCGCAAGGCCGACCAGAAGCTGGTCATCCTGAAGCAGATCCCGGTGGAGCAGATGAGCAAGGACGAGCGGCTGGCAGCGCAGAACGAGTGCCAGGTCCTCAAGCTGCTCAGCCACCCCAATGTCATCGAGTACTACGAGAACTTCCTGGAGGACAAGGCTCTCATGATTGCCATGGAATATGCTCCAG GGGGCACGCTGGCGGAGTTTATTCATAAACGCTGTAACTCCTTGCTGGATGAGGACACCATCCTACACTTCTTCGTGCAGATCCTCCTGGCTCTTCACCATGTGCATACCAAGCAGATCCTGCACCGTGACCTGAAGACTCAGAACATCCTCTTGGACAAGCATCGCATGATTGTCAAGATCGGAGACTTCGGCATTTCCAAAATCTTGAGCAGCAAGAGTAAAGCCTACACG GTTGTGGGAACTCCATGCTACATCTCCCCAGAGCTCTGTGAGGGGAAGCCTTACAACCAGAAGAGTGATATCTGGGCTTTGGGCTGTGTACTCTATGAACTTGCCAGCCTCAAGAAGGCTTTTGAAGCTGCG aatcTTCCTGCCTTAGTACTGAAGATCATGAGCGGGACATTTGCCCCAATATCAGATAGATACAGCCCTGACTTGCGCCAGCTCATCCTTAGCATGCTGAACCTGGATCCTTCCAAGCGGCCTCAGCTGAATGAGATTATGGCCCAGGCCATCTGCATTCGCCCCCTTTTGAACCTCTACACTGATGTAGGAAGCGTTAAAATGAGAAG GCCTGAAAAGCCCTTGGCTCCGGTGCAAACAGTGACACACAGCCGGACGGGGGGACGAGTGAGCAGTGCCAGGCCGAGGG GTGTTCGAGGTGGCTCGGCCAGGACAGGCATCCCTCCTCCCCTGTCATCCATCTACACCTGGGGCAGCGGGATCACCACCCCACTCCGCCTGCCCATGCTTAACACCGAAGTGGTGCAGGTGTCTGCTGGCAGGACACAGAAGGCTGGGGTCACCAAATCCGGGCGGCTCATCATGTGGGAA gctccCCCGATGGGCACTGCAGGAGGCCCTTCTCTGCCAGGAGCCACcgagcagctgcagcctcagtTTGTGTCCCGCTTTCTGGAGGGCCAGTCTGGTGTGACCATCAAACACGTGTCCTGCGGTGATCTCTTCACTGCCTGCCTCACAG aCAGGGGGATAATCATGACTTTCGGCAGCGGCAGTAACGGCTGTTTAGGGCACGGAAACTTCACGGATGTAAGCCAG CCCAAGATCGTGGAGGCCCTGCTGGGCTACGAGATGGTGCAGGTGGCCTGTGGTGCATCTCACGTCCTGGCAGTTTCCAACGAACGGGAGGTGTTTGCCTGGGGCAGGGGGGATAATG GTCGGCTTGGGCTGGGTACCCTGGAGTGCCATAACTCCCCCCAGCAGGTAGCAGTGCCACCAGAGCACGAGGCTCACAGAGTCATCTGTGGCATCGATTCCTCCATGGTCCTCACAGTGAAGAACCAGATTCTTGCTTGTGGGAGCAACAG gtgTAACAAGCTGGGCCTAGATCGGATCAGCTCAGCAGAGGAACCTTCCCCAGAGGACCAGGTAGAAGAGGCCACCGTGTTCACATGTGCCCAGTCAGCTCCCTTGAACCAAGAGCCAGTTGTGTGCGCTGACATTGGTACAGCACATTCAGCCGCAGTCACAG CTTCTGGACAGTGTTACACCTTTGGGAGCAACCAACACGGGCAGCTGGGCACCAACTCCTGCCGCAACAGTCGCGTGCCCCACCTGGTCGTGGGGCTCCAGGCCATGAAGGTCACTGTGGTGGCTTGTGGGGATGCCTTCACTGTGGCCATTGGAGCAG ACGGCGAGGTGTGCACGTGGGGGAAAGGAGCCAGGGGACGCTTGGGCAGGAAGGATGAGGAAACGGGAACGCCGAGGcctgtgcagctggaggagacGCATCCATATGTGGTGACCTCCGTAGCCTGCTGCCATGggaacacactgctggctgtaAAGC CCGCCGTGGAAGAGTCACCGTCCCAGTGA
- the NEK8 gene encoding serine/threonine-protein kinase Nek8 isoform X3, giving the protein MEKYERIRVVGRGAFGIVHLCLRKADQKLVILKQIPVEQMSKDERLAAQNECQVLKLLSHPNVIEYYENFLEDKALMIAMEYAPGGTLAEFIHKRCNSLLDEDTILHFFVQILLALHHVHTKQILHRDLKTQNILLDKHRMIVKIGDFGISKILSSKSKAYTVVGTPCYISPELCEGKPYNQKSDIWALGCVLYELASLKKAFEAANLPALVLKIMSGTFAPISDRYSPDLRQLILSMLNLDPSKRPQLNEIMAQAICIRPLLNLYTDVGSVKMRRPEKPLAPVQTVTHSRTGGRVSSARPRGVRGGSARTGIPPPLSSIYTWGSGITTPLRLPMLNTEVVQVSAGRTQKAGVTKSGRLIMWEAPPMGTAGGPSLPGATEQLQPQFVSRFLEGQSGVTIKHVSCGDLFTACLTDRGIIMTFGSGSNGCLGHGNFTDVSQPKIVEALLGYEMVQVACGASHVLAVSNEREVFAWGRGDNGRLGLGTLECHNSPQQVAVPPEHEAHRVICGIDSSMVLTVKNQILACGSNRCNKLGLDRISSAEEPSPEDQVEEATVFTCAQSAPLNQEPVVCADIGTAHSAAVTASGQCYTFGSNQHGQLGTNSCRNSRVPHLVVGLQAMKVTVVACGDAFTVAIGADGEVCTWGKGARGRLGRKDEETGTPRPVQLEETHPYVVTSVACCHGNTLLAVKPAVEESPSQ; this is encoded by the exons ATGGAGAAATACGAACGGATCCGGGTGGTGGGGAGAGGAGCCTTCGG CATCGTGCACCTGTGCCTGCGCAAGGCCGACCAGAAGCTGGTCATCCTGAAGCAGATCCCGGTGGAGCAGATGAGCAAGGACGAGCGGCTGGCAGCGCAGAACGAGTGCCAGGTCCTCAAGCTGCTCAGCCACCCCAATGTCATCGAGTACTACGAGAACTTCCTGGAGGACAAGGCTCTCATGATTGCCATGGAATATGCTCCAG GGGGCACGCTGGCGGAGTTTATTCATAAACGCTGTAACTCCTTGCTGGATGAGGACACCATCCTACACTTCTTCGTGCAGATCCTCCTGGCTCTTCACCATGTGCATACCAAGCAGATCCTGCACCGTGACCTGAAGACTCAGAACATCCTCTTGGACAAGCATCGCATGATTGTCAAGATCGGAGACTTCGGCATTTCCAAAATCTTGAGCAGCAAGAGTAAAGCCTACACG GTTGTGGGAACTCCATGCTACATCTCCCCAGAGCTCTGTGAGGGGAAGCCTTACAACCAGAAGAGTGATATCTGGGCTTTGGGCTGTGTACTCTATGAACTTGCCAGCCTCAAGAAGGCTTTTGAAGCTGCG aatcTTCCTGCCTTAGTACTGAAGATCATGAGCGGGACATTTGCCCCAATATCAGATAGATACAGCCCTGACTTGCGCCAGCTCATCCTTAGCATGCTGAACCTGGATCCTTCCAAGCGGCCTCAGCTGAATGAGATTATGGCCCAGGCCATCTGCATTCGCCCCCTTTTGAACCTCTACACTGATGTAGGAAGCGTTAAAATGAGAAG GCCTGAAAAGCCCTTGGCTCCGGTGCAAACAGTGACACACAGCCGGACGGGGGGACGAGTGAGCAGTGCCAGGCCGAGGG GTGTTCGAGGTGGCTCGGCCAGGACAGGCATCCCTCCTCCCCTGTCATCCATCTACACCTGGGGCAGCGGGATCACCACCCCACTCCGCCTGCCCATGCTTAACACCGAAGTGGTGCAGGTGTCTGCTGGCAGGACACAGAAGGCTGGGGTCACCAAATCCGGGCGGCTCATCATGTGGGAA gctccCCCGATGGGCACTGCAGGAGGCCCTTCTCTGCCAGGAGCCACcgagcagctgcagcctcagtTTGTGTCCCGCTTTCTGGAGGGCCAGTCTGGTGTGACCATCAAACACGTGTCCTGCGGTGATCTCTTCACTGCCTGCCTCACAG aCAGGGGGATAATCATGACTTTCGGCAGCGGCAGTAACGGCTGTTTAGGGCACGGAAACTTCACGGATGTAAGCCAG CCCAAGATCGTGGAGGCCCTGCTGGGCTACGAGATGGTGCAGGTGGCCTGTGGTGCATCTCACGTCCTGGCAGTTTCCAACGAACGGGAGGTGTTTGCCTGGGGCAGGGGGGATAATG GTCGGCTTGGGCTGGGTACCCTGGAGTGCCATAACTCCCCCCAGCAGGTAGCAGTGCCACCAGAGCACGAGGCTCACAGAGTCATCTGTGGCATCGATTCCTCCATGGTCCTCACAGTGAAGAACCAGATTCTTGCTTGTGGGAGCAACAG gtgTAACAAGCTGGGCCTAGATCGGATCAGCTCAGCAGAGGAACCTTCCCCAGAGGACCAGGTAGAAGAGGCCACCGTGTTCACATGTGCCCAGTCAGCTCCCTTGAACCAAGAGCCAGTTGTGTGCGCTGACATTGGTACAGCACATTCAGCCGCAGTCACAG CTTCTGGACAGTGTTACACCTTTGGGAGCAACCAACACGGGCAGCTGGGCACCAACTCCTGCCGCAACAGTCGCGTGCCCCACCTGGTCGTGGGGCTCCAGGCCATGAAGGTCACTGTGGTGGCTTGTGGGGATGCCTTCACTGTGGCCATTGGAGCAG ACGGCGAGGTGTGCACGTGGGGGAAAGGAGCCAGGGGACGCTTGGGCAGGAAGGATGAGGAAACGGGAACGCCGAGGcctgtgcagctggaggagacGCATCCATATGTGGTGACCTCCGTAGCCTGCTGCCATGggaacacactgctggctgtaAAGC CCGCCGTGGAAGAGTCACCGTCCCAGTGA
- the NEK8 gene encoding serine/threonine-protein kinase Nek8 isoform X2: protein MHHPGVVARPRPSPLRPCPRSIVHLCLRKADQKLVILKQIPVEQMSKDERLAAQNECQVLKLLSHPNVIEYYENFLEDKALMIAMEYAPGGTLAEFIHKRCNSLLDEDTILHFFVQILLALHHVHTKQILHRDLKTQNILLDKHRMIVKIGDFGISKILSSKSKAYTVVGTPCYISPELCEGKPYNQKSDIWALGCVLYELASLKKAFEAANLPALVLKIMSGTFAPISDRYSPDLRQLILSMLNLDPSKRPQLNEIMAQAICIRPLLNLYTDVGSVKMRRPEKPLAPVQTVTHSRTGGRVSSARPRGVRGGSARTGIPPPLSSIYTWGSGITTPLRLPMLNTEVVQVSAGRTQKAGVTKSGRLIMWEAPPMGTAGGPSLPGATEQLQPQFVSRFLEGQSGVTIKHVSCGDLFTACLTDRGIIMTFGSGSNGCLGHGNFTDVSQPKIVEALLGYEMVQVACGASHVLAVSNEREVFAWGRGDNGRLGLGTLECHNSPQQVAVPPEHEAHRVICGIDSSMVLTVKNQILACGSNRCNKLGLDRISSAEEPSPEDQVEEATVFTCAQSAPLNQEPVVCADIGTAHSAAVTASGQCYTFGSNQHGQLGTNSCRNSRVPHLVVGLQAMKVTVVACGDAFTVAIGADGEVCTWGKGARGRLGRKDEETGTPRPVQLEETHPYVVTSVACCHGNTLLAVKPAVEESPSQ, encoded by the exons ATGCATCACCCAGGGGTGGTGGCCAGGCCCCGTCCCTCCCCACTGAGGCCCTGTCCCCGCAGCATCGTGCACCTGTGCCTGCGCAAGGCCGACCAGAAGCTGGTCATCCTGAAGCAGATCCCGGTGGAGCAGATGAGCAAGGACGAGCGGCTGGCAGCGCAGAACGAGTGCCAGGTCCTCAAGCTGCTCAGCCACCCCAATGTCATCGAGTACTACGAGAACTTCCTGGAGGACAAGGCTCTCATGATTGCCATGGAATATGCTCCAG GGGGCACGCTGGCGGAGTTTATTCATAAACGCTGTAACTCCTTGCTGGATGAGGACACCATCCTACACTTCTTCGTGCAGATCCTCCTGGCTCTTCACCATGTGCATACCAAGCAGATCCTGCACCGTGACCTGAAGACTCAGAACATCCTCTTGGACAAGCATCGCATGATTGTCAAGATCGGAGACTTCGGCATTTCCAAAATCTTGAGCAGCAAGAGTAAAGCCTACACG GTTGTGGGAACTCCATGCTACATCTCCCCAGAGCTCTGTGAGGGGAAGCCTTACAACCAGAAGAGTGATATCTGGGCTTTGGGCTGTGTACTCTATGAACTTGCCAGCCTCAAGAAGGCTTTTGAAGCTGCG aatcTTCCTGCCTTAGTACTGAAGATCATGAGCGGGACATTTGCCCCAATATCAGATAGATACAGCCCTGACTTGCGCCAGCTCATCCTTAGCATGCTGAACCTGGATCCTTCCAAGCGGCCTCAGCTGAATGAGATTATGGCCCAGGCCATCTGCATTCGCCCCCTTTTGAACCTCTACACTGATGTAGGAAGCGTTAAAATGAGAAG GCCTGAAAAGCCCTTGGCTCCGGTGCAAACAGTGACACACAGCCGGACGGGGGGACGAGTGAGCAGTGCCAGGCCGAGGG GTGTTCGAGGTGGCTCGGCCAGGACAGGCATCCCTCCTCCCCTGTCATCCATCTACACCTGGGGCAGCGGGATCACCACCCCACTCCGCCTGCCCATGCTTAACACCGAAGTGGTGCAGGTGTCTGCTGGCAGGACACAGAAGGCTGGGGTCACCAAATCCGGGCGGCTCATCATGTGGGAA gctccCCCGATGGGCACTGCAGGAGGCCCTTCTCTGCCAGGAGCCACcgagcagctgcagcctcagtTTGTGTCCCGCTTTCTGGAGGGCCAGTCTGGTGTGACCATCAAACACGTGTCCTGCGGTGATCTCTTCACTGCCTGCCTCACAG aCAGGGGGATAATCATGACTTTCGGCAGCGGCAGTAACGGCTGTTTAGGGCACGGAAACTTCACGGATGTAAGCCAG CCCAAGATCGTGGAGGCCCTGCTGGGCTACGAGATGGTGCAGGTGGCCTGTGGTGCATCTCACGTCCTGGCAGTTTCCAACGAACGGGAGGTGTTTGCCTGGGGCAGGGGGGATAATG GTCGGCTTGGGCTGGGTACCCTGGAGTGCCATAACTCCCCCCAGCAGGTAGCAGTGCCACCAGAGCACGAGGCTCACAGAGTCATCTGTGGCATCGATTCCTCCATGGTCCTCACAGTGAAGAACCAGATTCTTGCTTGTGGGAGCAACAG gtgTAACAAGCTGGGCCTAGATCGGATCAGCTCAGCAGAGGAACCTTCCCCAGAGGACCAGGTAGAAGAGGCCACCGTGTTCACATGTGCCCAGTCAGCTCCCTTGAACCAAGAGCCAGTTGTGTGCGCTGACATTGGTACAGCACATTCAGCCGCAGTCACAG CTTCTGGACAGTGTTACACCTTTGGGAGCAACCAACACGGGCAGCTGGGCACCAACTCCTGCCGCAACAGTCGCGTGCCCCACCTGGTCGTGGGGCTCCAGGCCATGAAGGTCACTGTGGTGGCTTGTGGGGATGCCTTCACTGTGGCCATTGGAGCAG ACGGCGAGGTGTGCACGTGGGGGAAAGGAGCCAGGGGACGCTTGGGCAGGAAGGATGAGGAAACGGGAACGCCGAGGcctgtgcagctggaggagacGCATCCATATGTGGTGACCTCCGTAGCCTGCTGCCATGggaacacactgctggctgtaAAGC CCGCCGTGGAAGAGTCACCGTCCCAGTGA
- the NEK8 gene encoding serine/threonine-protein kinase Nek8 isoform X4, which produces MSKDERLAAQNECQVLKLLSHPNVIEYYENFLEDKALMIAMEYAPGGTLAEFIHKRCNSLLDEDTILHFFVQILLALHHVHTKQILHRDLKTQNILLDKHRMIVKIGDFGISKILSSKSKAYTVVGTPCYISPELCEGKPYNQKSDIWALGCVLYELASLKKAFEAANLPALVLKIMSGTFAPISDRYSPDLRQLILSMLNLDPSKRPQLNEIMAQAICIRPLLNLYTDVGSVKMRRPEKPLAPVQTVTHSRTGGRVSSARPRGVRGGSARTGIPPPLSSIYTWGSGITTPLRLPMLNTEVVQVSAGRTQKAGVTKSGRLIMWEAPPMGTAGGPSLPGATEQLQPQFVSRFLEGQSGVTIKHVSCGDLFTACLTDRGIIMTFGSGSNGCLGHGNFTDVSQPKIVEALLGYEMVQVACGASHVLAVSNEREVFAWGRGDNGRLGLGTLECHNSPQQVAVPPEHEAHRVICGIDSSMVLTVKNQILACGSNRCNKLGLDRISSAEEPSPEDQVEEATVFTCAQSAPLNQEPVVCADIGTAHSAAVTASGQCYTFGSNQHGQLGTNSCRNSRVPHLVVGLQAMKVTVVACGDAFTVAIGADGEVCTWGKGARGRLGRKDEETGTPRPVQLEETHPYVVTSVACCHGNTLLAVKPAVEESPSQ; this is translated from the exons ATGAGCAAGGACGAGCGGCTGGCAGCGCAGAACGAGTGCCAGGTCCTCAAGCTGCTCAGCCACCCCAATGTCATCGAGTACTACGAGAACTTCCTGGAGGACAAGGCTCTCATGATTGCCATGGAATATGCTCCAG GGGGCACGCTGGCGGAGTTTATTCATAAACGCTGTAACTCCTTGCTGGATGAGGACACCATCCTACACTTCTTCGTGCAGATCCTCCTGGCTCTTCACCATGTGCATACCAAGCAGATCCTGCACCGTGACCTGAAGACTCAGAACATCCTCTTGGACAAGCATCGCATGATTGTCAAGATCGGAGACTTCGGCATTTCCAAAATCTTGAGCAGCAAGAGTAAAGCCTACACG GTTGTGGGAACTCCATGCTACATCTCCCCAGAGCTCTGTGAGGGGAAGCCTTACAACCAGAAGAGTGATATCTGGGCTTTGGGCTGTGTACTCTATGAACTTGCCAGCCTCAAGAAGGCTTTTGAAGCTGCG aatcTTCCTGCCTTAGTACTGAAGATCATGAGCGGGACATTTGCCCCAATATCAGATAGATACAGCCCTGACTTGCGCCAGCTCATCCTTAGCATGCTGAACCTGGATCCTTCCAAGCGGCCTCAGCTGAATGAGATTATGGCCCAGGCCATCTGCATTCGCCCCCTTTTGAACCTCTACACTGATGTAGGAAGCGTTAAAATGAGAAG GCCTGAAAAGCCCTTGGCTCCGGTGCAAACAGTGACACACAGCCGGACGGGGGGACGAGTGAGCAGTGCCAGGCCGAGGG GTGTTCGAGGTGGCTCGGCCAGGACAGGCATCCCTCCTCCCCTGTCATCCATCTACACCTGGGGCAGCGGGATCACCACCCCACTCCGCCTGCCCATGCTTAACACCGAAGTGGTGCAGGTGTCTGCTGGCAGGACACAGAAGGCTGGGGTCACCAAATCCGGGCGGCTCATCATGTGGGAA gctccCCCGATGGGCACTGCAGGAGGCCCTTCTCTGCCAGGAGCCACcgagcagctgcagcctcagtTTGTGTCCCGCTTTCTGGAGGGCCAGTCTGGTGTGACCATCAAACACGTGTCCTGCGGTGATCTCTTCACTGCCTGCCTCACAG aCAGGGGGATAATCATGACTTTCGGCAGCGGCAGTAACGGCTGTTTAGGGCACGGAAACTTCACGGATGTAAGCCAG CCCAAGATCGTGGAGGCCCTGCTGGGCTACGAGATGGTGCAGGTGGCCTGTGGTGCATCTCACGTCCTGGCAGTTTCCAACGAACGGGAGGTGTTTGCCTGGGGCAGGGGGGATAATG GTCGGCTTGGGCTGGGTACCCTGGAGTGCCATAACTCCCCCCAGCAGGTAGCAGTGCCACCAGAGCACGAGGCTCACAGAGTCATCTGTGGCATCGATTCCTCCATGGTCCTCACAGTGAAGAACCAGATTCTTGCTTGTGGGAGCAACAG gtgTAACAAGCTGGGCCTAGATCGGATCAGCTCAGCAGAGGAACCTTCCCCAGAGGACCAGGTAGAAGAGGCCACCGTGTTCACATGTGCCCAGTCAGCTCCCTTGAACCAAGAGCCAGTTGTGTGCGCTGACATTGGTACAGCACATTCAGCCGCAGTCACAG CTTCTGGACAGTGTTACACCTTTGGGAGCAACCAACACGGGCAGCTGGGCACCAACTCCTGCCGCAACAGTCGCGTGCCCCACCTGGTCGTGGGGCTCCAGGCCATGAAGGTCACTGTGGTGGCTTGTGGGGATGCCTTCACTGTGGCCATTGGAGCAG ACGGCGAGGTGTGCACGTGGGGGAAAGGAGCCAGGGGACGCTTGGGCAGGAAGGATGAGGAAACGGGAACGCCGAGGcctgtgcagctggaggagacGCATCCATATGTGGTGACCTCCGTAGCCTGCTGCCATGggaacacactgctggctgtaAAGC CCGCCGTGGAAGAGTCACCGTCCCAGTGA
- the TRAF4 gene encoding TNF receptor-associated factor 4 — MPGYDYKLLERPRRRVLCPLCGKPMREPVRVSTCGHRFCDTCLQEFLSEGVFKCPEDQLPLDYAKIYPDPELEAQVLSLAIRCIHSEEGCRWSGLIRHLQAHLGTCGFNVIPCPNRCSAKLSRRDLPQHLQHGCPKRRVQCEFCAGDFTGEAFEGHQGTCPQESVYCENKCGARMMRRLLSQHTLAECPKRTQPCTYCAKEFVFDTIQNHQYQCPRYPVPCPNQCGTPNIAREDVPTHLKESCSTAMLLCPFKEAGCKHRCPKLAMGRHLEESTKAHLGMVCALVSRQRQEILELRRDVEELSVSSDGTLIWKIADYTRKLQEAKARSNYEFFSPPFYTHKYGYKLQVSAFLNGNGSGENSHLSVYIRVLPGEYDNLLEWPFSYRVTFSLLDQSDPSLSKPQHITETFHPDPNWKNFQKPGASRGSLDESTLGFGYPKFISHEDIKKRNYVRDNAIFIRASVEIPQKILS; from the exons ATGCCGGGCTACGACTACAAACTGCTGGAGCGGCCGCGGCGGAGGGTGCTGTGCCCGCTGTGCGGGAAGCCCATGCGGGAACCCGTGCGGGTCTCCACCTGCGGACACCGCTTCTGTGACACCTGCCTGCAGGAGTTCCTCAG CGAAGGCGTCTTCAAGTGCCCCGAGGATCAGCTGCCCCTGGACTACGCCAAG ATCTACCCCGACCCCGAGCTGGAAGCGCAAGTGCTGAGCTTGGCCATCCGCTGCATCCACAGCGAGGAGGGCTGCCGCTGGAGCGGGCTCATCCGGCACCTGCAG GCCCACCTGGGCACCTGCGGCTTCAACGTCATCCCCTGCCCCAACCGCTGCAGCGCCAAGCTGAGCCGCCGCGACctgccccagcacctgcagcacgGCTGCCCCAAGCGCCGCGTCCAGTGCGAGTTCTGCGCCGGGGACTTCACCGGGGAGGCCTTCGAG GGCCACCAGGGGACATGTCCCCAGGAAAGCGTGTACTGTGAGAACAAGTGCGGGGCGCGCATGATGCGGCGCCTGCTGTCCCAGCACACCCTGGCCGAGTGCCCCAAGcgcacccagccctgcacctACTGCGCCAAGGAGTTCGTCTTCGACACCATCCAG AACCACCAGTACCAGTGTCCCCGCTACCCCGTGCCCTGCCCCAACCAGTGTGGGACGCCCAACATCGCCCGGGAGGATGTGCCCACGCACCtgaaggagagctgcagcactgccatgcTGCTGTGTCCCTTCAAGGaggcaggctgcaagcacagg TGCCCCAAGCTGGCCATGGGCCGGCACCTGGAGGAGAGCACCAAGGCGCACCTGGGCATGGTGTGCGCGCTGGTCAGCCGGCAGCGGCAGGAGATCCTGGAGCTGCGGCGCGACGTGGAGGAGCTGTCGGTGAGCAGCGACGGGACCCTCATCTGGAAGATCGCCGACTACACCCGCAAGCTGCAGGAGGCCAAAGCCCGCAGCAACTACGAGTTCTTCAGCCCTCCTTTCTACACCCATAAGTACGGCTACAAGCTGCAGGTCTCAGCGTTCCTCAACGGCAACGGGAGCGGGGAGAACAGCCACCTCTCGGTGTACATCCGCGTGCTGCCGGGTGAATACGACAACCTCTTGGAGTGGCCCTTCTCCTATCGCGTCACCTTCTCGCTGCTGGACCAGAGCGACCCGTCGCTCTCCAAACCCCAACACATCACCGAGACCTTCCACCCCGACCCCAACTGGAAGAACTTCCAGAAGCCGGGGGCGTCGCGGGGATCCCTGGACGAGAGCACCTTGGGTTTTGGTTACCCCAAGTTCATCTCCCACGAGGACATCAAGAAACGCAACTACGTGCGGGACAACGCCATCTTCATCAGGGCGTCAGTGGAGATCCCCCAGAAGATCCTGTCCTGA